A DNA window from Litorivicinus lipolyticus contains the following coding sequences:
- a CDS encoding 2-hydroxy-3-oxopropionate reductase yields the protein MSTIGFIGLGIMGAPMVGHLLSAGHSVSTKTHSAALPDELARQGLQDLDSYAAVAAAADVLILMLPNTPQVDAVLFGDGGLAASLRPGTLVIDMSSIDPIQTRDFAAQVEAAGGVWLDAPVSGGQVGAKAASLSIMCGGSASAFERAQPLLALMGKNITHVGPSGAGQIAKVANQMIVALNIEAVAEALVFASKAGADPQRVRQALMGGFASSKILEVHGERMTTRSFDPGFTIELHQKDLGLALDSAKSLGLALPHTAGAMQLMNQCVAMGGASQDHSALVRAIENMAGHTIGEHE from the coding sequence ATGAGCACGATTGGATTTATTGGGTTGGGCATTATGGGTGCGCCGATGGTGGGTCATTTATTAAGCGCCGGTCATAGCGTCAGCACTAAGACGCACAGCGCGGCCTTGCCGGATGAGTTGGCGCGCCAAGGCCTGCAGGATCTGGACAGCTATGCCGCGGTCGCGGCGGCCGCGGACGTACTGATTTTAATGCTGCCGAATACCCCGCAGGTCGACGCGGTGCTGTTTGGCGACGGCGGCCTGGCGGCGTCACTGCGCCCGGGCACCTTGGTGATCGATATGAGCTCTATCGATCCGATTCAGACCCGGGATTTTGCCGCACAGGTCGAGGCCGCAGGCGGTGTTTGGCTGGACGCGCCGGTATCCGGCGGTCAGGTTGGCGCCAAGGCGGCGTCGCTGTCGATTATGTGTGGCGGCAGCGCGAGTGCATTTGAGCGCGCACAGCCGCTGTTGGCGTTGATGGGAAAAAACATCACCCATGTCGGCCCGTCCGGGGCCGGTCAAATTGCCAAGGTCGCCAACCAAATGATTGTGGCGCTTAACATCGAAGCCGTCGCCGAGGCCTTGGTATTTGCGTCCAAAGCCGGTGCCGATCCGCAACGGGTGCGCCAGGCCTTGATGGGTGGCTTCGCATCCTCCAAAATACTGGAGGTGCATGGCGAACGGATGACCACACGGTCGTTCGATCCGGGCTTTACAATCGAGCTGCACCAAAAAGACCTCGGCTTGGCCTTGGACAGCGCCAAGTCCCTTGGGCTTGCGCTGCCACATACCGCCGGCGCTATGCAGCTGATGAATCAGTGTGTGGCCATGGGCGGTGCCAGTCAGGATCACTCCGCGTTGGTGCGGGCCATCGAAAATATGGCCGGCCACACTATTGGCGAGCATGAATGA
- the secG gene encoding preprotein translocase subunit SecG has translation MESGIIIVHVVLAVAIIGLVMIQQGKGADAGASFGGGASQTVFGASGSGNFLTKMTGILAGLFFVSSFTLAVIAKNQADSISGVGLPTLVTPMETVDTPAPAESSDLPTGN, from the coding sequence GTGGAAAGTGGAATTATCATCGTGCACGTGGTGTTGGCTGTGGCCATCATCGGTTTGGTTATGATCCAGCAGGGCAAAGGCGCGGACGCCGGTGCTTCGTTTGGTGGTGGCGCGTCACAGACCGTTTTCGGTGCGTCCGGATCGGGTAACTTTTTGACTAAGATGACGGGTATTTTGGCCGGTCTGTTTTTTGTGTCTTCGTTTACCTTGGCGGTGATCGCCAAGAATCAAGCGGACTCTATTTCAGGTGTTGGCTTGCCGACACTTGTTACGCCGATGGAAACAGTCGATACTCCCGCCCCGGCGGAATCGAGTGATCTTCCGACCGGTAATTAA
- a CDS encoding IclR family transcriptional regulator, whose amino-acid sequence MKNSLGTEPSKRGRGRPKLEGEPSGVKTLDRALSILQTVGQYDGISLSDIAVTMDTSPASIYRFLNTFERRGFVTQSAETGEWRIGIEAFRLGSVFARSAKVVEHARLPMKQLSELTHETANLGILDKGEVVFVAQHETHQPIRAFFRPGSRSAAHSSAIGKAILGASGEVEQFHWLNSYPLERFTDATLTDKDGFKSALRDARRNGFSIDDEERHTGMRCVAAPIFNVHNEVIAGLSVSGPSFRVNDDTMPDLARQVRQTASRISALMGASHAG is encoded by the coding sequence ATGAAAAATTCCCTTGGAACCGAACCCAGCAAACGCGGGCGCGGACGGCCAAAACTGGAAGGCGAGCCGAGTGGCGTTAAAACCCTGGACCGGGCCCTGTCAATTTTGCAAACCGTCGGTCAATACGACGGCATCAGCCTTAGCGATATCGCCGTCACCATGGACACCAGCCCAGCCTCGATTTACCGATTCCTCAACACCTTCGAGCGCCGTGGATTTGTGACCCAAAGCGCTGAAACTGGCGAGTGGCGGATTGGCATCGAGGCCTTTCGATTAGGCAGCGTATTCGCCCGCTCGGCAAAAGTGGTCGAACATGCACGACTGCCGATGAAGCAGTTAAGTGAGCTAACCCACGAGACCGCCAACCTCGGAATTTTAGATAAAGGCGAAGTGGTGTTTGTGGCCCAGCATGAAACCCACCAACCCATCCGGGCGTTTTTTCGCCCTGGCAGTCGCAGCGCCGCACACAGCAGTGCCATCGGCAAGGCTATTTTGGGTGCCTCCGGTGAGGTTGAACAATTCCACTGGCTAAATAGCTACCCGCTTGAACGCTTCACCGACGCAACACTGACCGATAAGGACGGCTTCAAAAGCGCACTGCGTGACGCCCGACGCAACGGATTTTCGATTGACGATGAAGAACGGCACACGGGCATGCGCTGTGTCGCGGCACCCATCTTTAATGTTCACAATGAAGTCATTGCTGGGCTGTCCGTGTCCGGCCCAAGCTTTCGAGTCAACGACGACACGATGCCCGATCTGGCCCGCCAGGTGCGGCAAACTGCCAGCCGTATTAGCGCCCTAATGGGCGCATCCCACGCCGGCTAA
- a CDS encoding TauD/TfdA family dioxygenase, with amino-acid sequence MSATAEAVFAPLPNIIEPKWWTGTPSISPDLFVIDGNQYRVDGTPLAPSAELEAHMQRTFDEVGLVHVVNTGLDDLQSMRLIATQVLKVQRNYEGGANPRKMIQKNVYEVGAPLEARLHYHHEMAYIGSSTKMVSFMASKMPSEGGYTFVSDNCRATDAILATPFGQKLKELGLCYHRSLTDRDSFTDRLNIGVYNHWQQSMLTDDPDVAAAEAQSRGLEVEWGPNRLLKTRFYISAFEFFPQMDRNLLYASLADDAAWFDTWPLVQHLPAHERPLQLTFGDGSEMSDDEKQLFLKVYDDYGIPIPWKVGDVAVICNYRFAHGRPAVHLKPGEQRELGVLIGESFDRLETRDGKW; translated from the coding sequence ATGTCCGCGACCGCTGAAGCAGTATTTGCACCATTGCCCAACATCATCGAACCCAAATGGTGGACAGGCACCCCGTCCATTTCTCCGGATCTGTTTGTCATCGACGGCAACCAGTATCGCGTCGACGGCACGCCGTTAGCACCGAGCGCTGAACTTGAAGCCCACATGCAGCGGACCTTTGACGAAGTGGGTTTGGTTCATGTCGTCAATACCGGCCTTGATGATCTGCAATCGATGCGTTTGATTGCGACTCAAGTGCTGAAAGTACAGCGCAACTACGAGGGCGGTGCGAATCCTCGGAAAATGATCCAAAAGAACGTCTACGAAGTCGGCGCGCCGCTGGAAGCGCGTCTGCATTATCACCACGAGATGGCTTACATCGGTTCAAGCACCAAGATGGTCAGTTTCATGGCGAGCAAAATGCCGAGCGAAGGTGGCTATACCTTTGTGTCGGACAACTGCCGGGCGACGGATGCAATCTTAGCGACGCCTTTTGGCCAAAAGCTGAAGGAGCTGGGTCTGTGCTATCACCGTAGCCTGACGGATCGCGACTCCTTTACAGACCGTTTGAACATTGGCGTTTACAACCACTGGCAGCAGTCGATGTTGACTGATGACCCGGACGTGGCGGCGGCCGAAGCCCAAAGCCGCGGTTTGGAAGTCGAGTGGGGGCCGAATCGTTTACTGAAAACGCGTTTCTACATTTCGGCCTTCGAGTTTTTTCCGCAGATGGATCGTAACTTGCTGTACGCCAGCCTGGCTGACGATGCCGCGTGGTTTGACACCTGGCCGCTGGTCCAGCACCTGCCCGCCCACGAGCGCCCGTTACAGCTCACCTTTGGTGACGGCTCGGAAATGAGCGACGACGAAAAGCAGCTGTTCCTCAAGGTCTACGATGACTATGGCATTCCGATTCCGTGGAAGGTCGGTGACGTTGCCGTGATCTGTAACTACCGTTTTGCCCACGGTCGCCCGGCGGTGCACCTGAAACCCGGTGAACAGCGCGAGCTGGGTGTTTTGATCGGTGAATCGTTTGACCGATTGGAGACACGCGACGGCAAGTGGTAG
- the gcl gene encoding glyoxylate carboligase → MTQMRAVDAMALILEKEGITQAFGVPGAAINPFYSALKGHGGFNHVLARHVEAASHMAEGFTRAAPGNIGLCIGTSGPGGTDMVTGLYSAWADSIPILCVTGQAPIAKLDKEDFQAVDIVSIAAPVTKWAVMLGAAAQLPGTLRKACQLMREGRKGPVLIDLPIDVQMTEIDFDIDLYEPAEIAKPAPSAAQIDRLVDLINQSERPVIVAGGGIINATAEAELLAFADARRIPVIPTLMGWGCIPDDHDLMAGMVGLQTSHRCGNATLLRADLVIGIGNRWANRHTGDLETYTRGRKFVHVDVEATQIGRIFEPTLGIVSDAKQALVQFVAALPRITQRFDRWSAECLHRKHHMLRKTDFEQVPMKPQRIYQAMNEAFGPDTRYVSTIGLSQIAGGQFLKVFKPRHWINCGQAGPLGWTLPAALGVSAACPDEVVVGVCGDYDFQFLIEELAVGAQHGLGVVIILLNNAYLGLIRQAQKGFDMDFQVSLAFDNQNTPAGGDGVPQAYGVDHAKVIEGMGCEVIRVLEPQHLNQGLIDAQARAKAQRVPVVVECICERVTNIAMGQSIAAINEFEPIDCRDGDLTAETFWVPKMEKIDA, encoded by the coding sequence ATGACCCAGATGCGTGCAGTGGATGCGATGGCATTAATATTGGAAAAAGAGGGCATTACCCAGGCCTTTGGCGTGCCAGGTGCTGCGATTAACCCTTTTTACTCTGCGCTAAAAGGTCACGGTGGTTTTAACCACGTGCTGGCACGCCACGTCGAGGCTGCCTCGCACATGGCCGAGGGCTTCACGCGTGCGGCGCCTGGCAATATCGGTCTGTGTATCGGCACCAGCGGCCCGGGTGGTACGGACATGGTCACCGGCCTGTACTCGGCATGGGCGGACTCTATCCCGATCTTGTGCGTGACCGGTCAAGCGCCGATCGCCAAACTAGACAAAGAAGACTTTCAAGCCGTCGATATTGTATCCATTGCAGCGCCCGTGACGAAGTGGGCGGTCATGTTGGGAGCCGCGGCGCAATTGCCGGGCACACTGCGCAAAGCCTGTCAGCTGATGCGCGAAGGGCGCAAGGGGCCGGTTTTAATTGATTTGCCGATCGATGTTCAGATGACGGAAATCGATTTTGATATTGACCTGTATGAACCGGCTGAAATCGCAAAGCCGGCGCCAAGTGCGGCTCAAATAGACCGCTTGGTCGACCTCATTAACCAATCTGAGCGGCCGGTGATCGTGGCCGGTGGTGGAATCATCAATGCCACTGCCGAAGCCGAGCTGTTGGCCTTTGCCGACGCCCGTCGCATTCCGGTGATTCCGACCTTGATGGGGTGGGGTTGCATTCCGGACGATCACGACCTCATGGCCGGTATGGTGGGGCTGCAAACCAGCCACCGCTGCGGCAACGCGACGCTGCTGCGCGCCGATTTGGTGATCGGAATCGGCAACCGCTGGGCTAACCGGCACACCGGTGACCTGGAAACCTATACCCGGGGGCGAAAGTTTGTCCATGTCGACGTTGAGGCCACCCAAATCGGGCGCATATTCGAGCCGACGCTGGGTATTGTGTCGGACGCCAAGCAGGCTTTGGTCCAGTTTGTCGCCGCGTTACCGCGGATTACCCAGCGCTTCGATCGCTGGTCCGCAGAATGCTTACACCGCAAACATCACATGCTGCGCAAGACCGATTTCGAGCAGGTCCCGATGAAACCACAACGCATCTACCAAGCCATGAACGAGGCCTTTGGCCCGGACACGCGCTACGTCTCGACCATCGGGCTTTCGCAAATCGCTGGTGGCCAGTTCTTAAAGGTGTTTAAACCGCGTCATTGGATCAACTGCGGCCAAGCCGGTCCCCTGGGCTGGACACTGCCGGCGGCACTGGGTGTCAGTGCCGCGTGCCCAGATGAGGTCGTGGTTGGGGTTTGTGGCGACTACGATTTTCAGTTTTTGATCGAAGAATTGGCGGTCGGCGCCCAGCACGGTCTGGGCGTGGTCATCATACTGTTGAATAACGCGTATCTGGGGTTAATTCGTCAGGCCCAAAAAGGCTTCGACATGGACTTCCAAGTCAGCCTCGCGTTCGACAACCAAAACACCCCCGCCGGCGGTGACGGTGTGCCGCAGGCCTATGGTGTCGACCATGCCAAAGTGATCGAAGGCATGGGCTGCGAAGTCATCCGTGTGCTCGAGCCACAACACCTCAACCAAGGCTTGATCGACGCCCAGGCCAGGGCCAAGGCGCAACGCGTGCCGGTTGTGGTGGAGTGCATTTGCGAGCGAGTGACCAATATCGCCATGGGCCAGTCGATCGCAGCGATCAATGAATTTGAGCCCATTGATTGCCGCGATGGAGACCTAACAGCCGAGACCTTTTGGGTGCCGAAAATGGAGAAAATCGATGCCTAA
- the tpiA gene encoding triose-phosphate isomerase — protein MNTLIAGNWKTNLLADSAQALAQAVRDHCNQTNVCVIPPALYAGKVAELLATSDVALGLQDISDQGMGATTGDICAQQAVDVGAKYVLVGHSERRVRQFETSDLVARKALAAASAGLVPIVCVGESLDDREAGRHEQVVGEQLAPVIQALGTVMDCVVAYEPVWAIGTGKTASAEQAQAMHAVIRRMLVDAGKGQTKILYGGSVNAANAAELAACPDVNGALVGGAALTIESFAVIVKAFTEQN, from the coding sequence ATGAACACACTGATTGCAGGCAACTGGAAGACCAATTTACTGGCTGATAGCGCTCAGGCGTTGGCGCAGGCAGTGCGGGACCATTGCAATCAGACCAATGTGTGCGTGATCCCGCCGGCGCTGTACGCTGGCAAAGTCGCTGAGCTATTGGCCACCAGCGATGTCGCGCTGGGATTGCAAGACATTAGCGACCAGGGCATGGGCGCCACGACCGGTGATATTTGCGCGCAACAGGCGGTGGACGTCGGCGCTAAGTACGTGCTGGTCGGGCATTCGGAGCGTCGTGTTCGCCAGTTTGAAACCTCAGATCTGGTTGCCCGCAAGGCATTGGCAGCGGCTAGCGCTGGTTTGGTGCCGATTGTTTGTGTCGGTGAGTCGCTGGATGATCGTGAAGCCGGCCGTCACGAGCAGGTGGTCGGTGAGCAGTTGGCGCCGGTGATTCAGGCCTTGGGCACGGTGATGGACTGCGTCGTGGCCTATGAGCCGGTCTGGGCGATCGGTACTGGAAAGACAGCCAGTGCCGAACAAGCGCAGGCCATGCATGCGGTGATTCGCCGGATGCTGGTCGACGCCGGTAAGGGCCAGACAAAAATTTTATACGGCGGCAGTGTGAATGCCGCTAACGCCGCGGAATTGGCTGCGTGCCCGGATGTTAACGGGGCGTTGGTCGGTGGGGCGGCATTAACTATTGAATCCTTTGCGGTGATCGTGAAGGCCTTTACGGAGCAGAATTAG
- the hyi gene encoding hydroxypyruvate isomerase — MPKFSANLSMLFTEVAFIDRFQAAAAAGFDTVEYLFPYAHPRHEIAELLATHGLRQGLFNLPAGDWDQGERGIACHPDRIAEFRAGVDKAIAYAKELECPQLNCLAGIVPAGISLEQAQAVLVDNLRYAALKLEGEGLRLLLEPINSKVDIPGFLIDTTAKGLAAIEQADCGNIWLQYDVYHAQVMEGDLIRTMHAHMAQIGHIQIADNPGRHEPGTGEINFDQVFAAIDAAGYRGDIGCEYKPARTTQAGLDWLRSTLKTEETA, encoded by the coding sequence ATGCCTAAGTTCAGCGCAAACCTATCCATGTTGTTTACCGAAGTGGCCTTTATTGATCGCTTTCAAGCCGCGGCTGCGGCCGGATTTGATACGGTCGAATACTTGTTTCCCTATGCCCATCCGCGCCATGAAATAGCTGAGCTGCTCGCGACCCATGGGTTGCGCCAGGGCCTGTTTAATTTGCCGGCGGGTGACTGGGACCAGGGCGAACGCGGGATTGCCTGCCATCCTGACCGGATCGCCGAATTTCGAGCCGGCGTCGACAAGGCCATCGCCTATGCCAAGGAGTTGGAGTGCCCGCAATTGAATTGCCTGGCGGGCATTGTGCCGGCTGGCATCAGCCTGGAGCAGGCCCAGGCCGTGCTGGTCGACAATCTGCGCTACGCGGCACTGAAACTGGAGGGGGAGGGACTGCGCTTGTTGTTGGAACCGATCAACTCCAAAGTCGATATCCCCGGGTTCTTAATCGACACCACGGCCAAGGGTTTGGCGGCGATCGAGCAAGCCGACTGCGGCAATATTTGGCTGCAATATGACGTTTATCACGCGCAGGTTATGGAGGGCGATCTGATCCGGACGATGCACGCTCACATGGCCCAGATTGGGCATATCCAAATTGCCGACAACCCAGGGCGTCACGAACCCGGCACGGGTGAAATTAATTTCGACCAGGTATTTGCAGCCATCGATGCGGCCGGCTACCGCGGTGACATCGGCTGCGAATACAAGCCGGCACGGACAACCCAGGCGGGTCTGGACTGGTTGCGATCAACACTGAAAACGGAGGAAACCGCATGA
- a CDS encoding MASE1 domain-containing protein codes for MAIYVFLFAVQDWGFRQNSAAASLIFLPHGWRVVSFFLFRFRALPGLLVGHIATCVLFFPNFTEMPWTYVATCIASVTPLPLVYLALYALGWDLLAPRNAYPVVPWTSFALLGVIATALNGVAVSSVYLVTASRDIDVNQLVQYAVGDLIGMIVFVGALLFYFRWDRRRRLAASTQSG; via the coding sequence ATGGCCATCTACGTTTTTCTATTTGCCGTTCAAGACTGGGGCTTTCGCCAAAACTCAGCCGCAGCGTCATTGATTTTTTTACCGCACGGCTGGCGTGTAGTGAGTTTTTTCCTGTTCCGCTTCCGGGCGCTACCGGGGCTCCTGGTAGGACACATCGCCACCTGCGTACTTTTCTTTCCCAACTTCACCGAAATGCCATGGACATACGTTGCCACCTGCATAGCCAGCGTAACCCCGCTACCGCTGGTTTACCTGGCACTTTATGCGCTGGGCTGGGACTTGCTGGCGCCGCGAAACGCCTACCCCGTGGTGCCCTGGACCTCATTTGCACTCTTAGGTGTCATCGCAACGGCCTTAAATGGTGTAGCGGTATCCAGCGTTTACCTAGTAACGGCCAGTCGAGATATCGACGTTAACCAACTCGTCCAATATGCGGTCGGCGATCTGATTGGCATGATCGTTTTTGTTGGGGCATTGCTTTTCTACTTCCGCTGGGATCGCCGGCGGCGCCTGGCCGCTTCAACACAATCAGGCTAA